From a region of the Acomys russatus chromosome 4, mAcoRus1.1, whole genome shotgun sequence genome:
- the Actr5 gene encoding actin-related protein 5, whose amino-acid sequence METNVFRFRDARAAPDPVLEAGPVAFGSQPVPLVLDNGSFQARAGWACPGPDPGPEPRLQFRSVCARGRGGARGGPGPQVGNALGSLEPLRWMLRSPFDRNVPVNLELQELLLDYSFQHLGVSSQGCVDHPVVLTEAVCNPLYSRQMMSELLFECYRIPKVAYGIDSLFSFYHNMPKNALSSGLIISSGYQCTHILPVLEGRLDAKNCKRINLGGSQAAGYLQRLLQLKYPGHLAAITLSRMEEILQEHSYIAEDYGAELHKWRCPDYYENNVHKMQLPFSSKLLGSALTAEEKQERQQQQLRRLQELNARRREEKLQLDQERLERLLCVQELLEDGQMDQFHKALMELNMDSPEELQSYIQKLTVAVEQAKQKVLQAEATLEVDVVDSKPETPDLEQLEPTLEDVENINDFEPLFSEEAPEVEKPVTTVQPVFNLAAYHQLFVGTERIRAPEIIFQPSLIGEEQAGIAETLNYVLDRYPKAVQDTLVQNVFLTGGNVMYPGMKARIEKELLEMRPFQSSFQVQLASNPVLDAWYGARDWALDHLEDSGAWVTRKDYEEKGGEYLKEHCASNTYVPIRLPKQASRASETQTSGRGSGPSGGGAGEQA is encoded by the exons ATGGAGACCAATGTGTTCCGGTTCCGAGATGCACGCGCTGCTCCGGATCCGGTGCTGGAAGCCGGGCCGGTTGCCTTCGGCTCGCAGCCGGTACCGCTGGTACTGGACAACGGGTCCTTCCAGGCTCGGGCCGGGTGGGCATGCCCGGGGCCGGATCCAGGCCCAGAGCCTCGCCTGCAGTTCCGCTCCGTGTGCGCGCGCGGCCGTGGCGGGGCGCGCGGTGGGCCGGGGCCGCAGGTGGGCAACGCGCTGGGCAGCTTGGAGCCTCTGCGTTGGATGCTGCGCTCGCCCTTCGACCGCAACGTGCCCGTCAACCTGGAACTGCAGGAACTGCTGCTAGACTACAGCTTCCAGCACCTGGGCGTCTCCTCGCAG GGCTGCGTCGATCATCCCGTCGTTCTGACAGAGGCCGTGTGCAACCCACTTTATTCCCGCCAAATGATGTCTGAGCTCCTTTTTGAGTGCTACAGGATTCCCAAGGTTGCCTATGGGATAGACAGCCTCTTCAGTTTCTACCACAACATGCCCAAGAACGCCCTTTCCAGTGGCCTAATCATTTCGTCTGGCTACCAGTGTACGCACATTTTACCCGTCCTGGAAGGAAG GCTGGATGCCAAAAACTGCAAACGCATCAATCTCGGAGGAAGTCAGGCGGCTGGCTACCTTCAGCGGCTGCTCCAGCTCAAGTATCCGGGCCACCTGGCAGCCATCACACTCAGCCGCATGGAGGAGATCCTGCAGGAACACAGCTACATTGCCGAGGACTACGGGGCAG AACTGCACAAGTGGCGCTGTCCTGATTACTATGAGAACAACGTCCACAAGATGCAGCTCCCGTTCTCCAGCAAGCTCCTGGGCAGCGCACTGACAGCGGAGGAGAAGcaggagcggcagcagcagcagctgcggcGGCTGCAAGAGCTCAACGCCCGGCGGCGGGAGGAGAAGCTGCAGCTGGATCAGGAGCGGCTGGAGCGGCTGTTGTGTGTGCAG GAGCTCCTAGAGGATGGCCAGATGGATCAGTTTCACAAAGCTCTGATGGAGCTGAACATGGACTCCCCGGAAGAGCTGCAGTCCTACATCCAGAAGCTCACCGTGGCAGTGGAGCAGGCCAAACAGAAAGTCCTTCAGGCTGAAGCCACCTTGGAGGTGGACGTGGTGGACAGCAAGCCAGAG ACCCCTGACCTGGAGCAGCTGGAGCCGACCCTGGAGGATGTGGAGAACATCAATGATTTTGAGCCCTTGTTCTCAGAGGAAGCACCGGAAGTGGAGAAGCCGGTCACCACAGTCCAG CCCGTGTTTAACTTGGCAGCGTATCATCAGCTGTTTGTTGGGACAGAAAGGATTCGAGCTCCGGAGATTATTTTCCAGCCATCCCTCATAGGAGAAGAGCAGGCGGGGATTGCAGAGACCCTTAATTACGTCCTGGACAG GTACCCAAAGGCTGTTCAGGATACCCTCGTCCAGAACGTTTTCCTCACTGGTGGGAACGTCATGTACCCAGGCATGAAGGCCAGAATTGAGAAGGAGCTGCTGGAGATGAGGCCCTTCCAGTCCTCCTTCCAG GTTCAGCTTGCCTCGAACCCTGTGCTGGATGCCTGGTACGGTGCCCGTGACTGGGCCTTGGATCACCTGGAAGACAGTGGAGCCTGGGTCACCAGGAAGGACTATGAAGAAAAGGGGGGCGAGTACCTCAAGGAGCACTGTGCCTCCAACACCTACGTCCCCATCCGCCTGCCTAAGCAGGCCTCACGTGCCTCCGAGACGCAGACTTCCGGGAGAGGCTCCGGGCCCAGTGGAGGTGGAGCTGGTGAGCAGGCCTAG